The following nucleotide sequence is from Glycine max cultivar Williams 82 chromosome 9, Glycine_max_v4.0, whole genome shotgun sequence.
GTAGCCTATTGAAGGAGCCTTACCTTCTCAATTGTTCCCAATAGAGACTTGGTTCTGAAATGAGTGAGATCCCTTGCCCTGAGGTGAGCCCTCAGAAGAAGCGACCGCCGTTCCACCACGGCAGTGCCGCTACCGTCTTCCGCCGtcctctttgttttcttcttctttggggCATTGTTAGAATCACCCACTTCAGCAAACTTCCTCAGAAGTTCATCGGAACTTTTCTTGGTCACATGCTGAACCCCTGTGGTGGCAATATCCATTGCTACAAgctaaatgaaatgagaattaGAATGGTAATGTAATGTAATAATGTTAAATGtagcatatataatatatatagtgtTATGTTGTTTTAATATGATTGTGAACTTTTTAGACTTTGGTGGATTGTATTATGAGGTGTGAATTGTTGTTGAAGTTGAAATTGGACCGTTGCTGGAGGGAACGAAATGATTGTGATTTGTGGGGTGAATAATGAGGGAGGGAAGAAAATAGAGCCGTTGGGAGTGAGTTAATTGGGCTTAATTAGCTTAGGTGTTTTATTACAATAATGATGACGATTTGTGCTTAATCGGTTGGGCTTGTGCATCGTGCAGAGCATGTGATTTGCTGAGAGCAACAATACAAAAATCTCAACTTGGTTTGGCTCCTTCATTGTTTCTTTCTGACATGCCTTTTCCAACTGTTTCACTGTTTGCAACGTACAAATTCGTTTGATCTTTAATCAACCTACTACTGCTGCTACTACTACGTAATTGTAGTATAGATTAGAGTTACGTTTCTCAACTTGATTTAGTCTATACTAGTTGGTAAGGATTGGGTTGGTTGAGTATGcatgtttgaaaaaatatttgtgtaaaaataattaatttaaaagtgaatAATAGattatatgagaaaaaaatcatttataacataataaaatagtataaaaaaatacattgaaaAATATTGAGATTAATTTAGAATCAATTTGAAATATCTTCATCGGtctaattacttttaatttatgcTTAATAAAATTCTCAAGCCTTTTAGTTAATATGAAGGTAACAtctcataaaaattatattcaaaactttttaatTGTAAGGAAAAAGTAGTCACTAAATACACAGTTATATTAATGGACGTTAATGGCTACTACATCCTTAGCATGGGTTTTGTTTAATGGAAGTAATTGTGaataaaaactgaaaagaaagttaaaataacctaaaaataatatttcaaatcaCCTAAATTGAAATGAAACCAATAAAAGTTAGTTATTCATTCAATTGAAAGAACAATTTAGAGTTAATTAATATTCTATAATCAATCAAGGAATTCAAAGTAATACCTGATAGTAGTGACAACACATAGTTATTAATTTGGTCAACAATTTCAATGGTTGATGTTAGGATAACTCTTGATTGTAAGAACTGTCCATTCTTATATTGATCCTTCAAATAAGGACATGTGCTTTGAACAATATCAATGATGGAATCATCGAAATTAGTAATAAAAATCTCTTCTGGAATATCAATGGAAGTTGATTGTGATATTTGACTATTTCCAATGTTTAGTATTCATTATGCAAACTAATTAAGTTCAGATGCAATGCAGAGTTGTCCAAGTTGTTGAACaaacacatattttttattagagttAACACTTTACAATGATCCCATAGGTATGATGTATTAATGGTTGCATGGACAATACCAATATTGGATTAGTAGACAACTTGCTCGCATATACACATCTGAAACAAGATTGATATTTCAACCTAAAGGCTGCAGTATAACCAATTAGCAATGCATCTAGCTGTTCCGGATATATATTGGGATGATCTTCTCCAGCCTAAAAACACAGTGACACACTATAAGTAAATTTGTttcaaatataagtaaattttaaaaataaatgaccaCTATATAAATGAGCATGTAATTACTTGAATCATTAAATCCCTTAGTTCTTGAGCTGATTGGCTGAAGATTTCAGTAAATTCACAATCCCAAAAAATGATATTTGGAGTGTCTTGTCCATAAAGTACCTAAATATTCAATTTGTACCTATTAGCACAATAGatataatgaaattataaaaaggtTAAGCCAAAAACATTACGAAAAAATAATGGTACAACCTTGCAATAGATCTTTTCATGGTATGCTCCACAGTGGCATTTGAATGGTCcatcaacatcattttttttgttgcattgCCTACATCCCTGATAATACCAACCTTCCTTCACAACAATAATCTTTCCCGTACGTTGTCCCAATAGTGACACAAGTAATGTCCTTGTTGAAGAGCTTTAACAAAAACCATAAATGAACACAAGAAAAAGccacaaaatttcaaattgcTTTAGACAACAGTTAAAGTAAACCtctttaaactttttaatcTCAGAAATACTCTTGATCGACACATTAAATAGAAATTTGTCTTGTTCTGTATATTGGGAGCTTCCTGAAAATTGGCTAAAAGGTTGGCTCTCAGAGAATTCAGTTGAACTCATTTTACCATgaaaaaagttttgaaaattagattatacaaaatatttttagttatatagAGACCTAATTGAAATGAATATAAGTTTACCCTTGGAACTTAGTTTTGAAGTCTTCAATTCCAGGTACAACTTCATTGATCAGCAGCTTGGAAGAATACCAAGAATTTGATATCGATAAAGGATAAGTGTCTGTCATAACAATAAATGACAGAATCAGGCATTATCCAAGTATATGATATACCATAGTAATAAGAAAATAGGTAGTGTATGATTGGGTACCTGAAGTTTTCTTGATCTTTGCATTTgtcaataaaataatcattgatTCGCCACTTGTCCTTTGATTATCATAATATTAAGCAAACTCTACAACATGGTCTGACCTAAGAGTACAGGAAACAACCTTGCCACTATATTGTACTTGTAAATACAATAATTGGAATGTAAACATTTGTCatgttaacaaaatataaaattaatgaa
It contains:
- the LOC100779304 gene encoding uncharacterized protein, producing MDIATTGVQHVTKKSSDELLRKFAEVGDSNNAPKKKKTKRTAEDGSGTAVVERRSLLLRAHLRARDLTHFRTKSLLGTIEKTWRRTIEGASRAFIERHYHRHKRLINDIV